The following nucleotide sequence is from Peribacillus sp. ACCC06369.
CTAGGGAAATTTTCTTTAAGTTGCCCGCGGCCGCTTTCATGATTGCGCGGCCAACATCTGTACTTCCTGTAAACGAAACAATGTCAACATCCTTGCTTTCTGCAATTGTTTGACCGACAACAGTCCCGCGGCCCATCACCATATTGGCCACACCTTTAGGGATGCCCACTTCCTCTAGGATTTCAAATAATTTCATAGCTGTAACAGGAGTCAATTCAGCCGGTTTATATACAATGGTGTTACCTGCCGCAAGGGCCGGTGCGATTTTCCAGACACTCATTAGAAGAGGGAAATTCCAAGGTACAATCAAACCGGCTACTCCTACTGGCTCGCGAACAACCATCGCTTGAACGGGAGCGGGAACTTGGTAAGTTTCCCCTTCAGGATGAAGGATTAAGCCTGCATAGTAACGGAAACACGCGGCTGCATCGGCAATATCGAAACCTGCCTCTGCTTTAAGTTTCCCGTTGTCCATTGTTTCAAGAATCGTTAACTCTTCCGCACGTTCATCAATTTTATCCGCGATTTTATATAGGTAGGAAGCACGCTCCTGTGCTGTTAGGCCTGACCATACTCCACTTTCAAAAGCTGCTTTCGCAACAGAGATTGCCATTTCTGTATCTTCTTTGGTGGCACGCGGTGCCCTTGCAATGACTTCCTGTGTTGCAGGATTAATTACCGGGATTACTTCATTTGAAGATGAGGACTGCCACTTACCGTCGATGTAATTTTTTAGCTCTAAAACTGCCGTTTCTAAAATTGTCATGTTTTATGCCTCCGGTTTACATTATTTTTTTTTACCTATACAGAATGATTAAAGTTTTAAAATAAGTCTGTCGTCCTTCGCACGTGAGCAGCATGTCAGTATTGAGTTGCGTGTTTGACGGTTTTCTTCGCTAAGGAAGTTATCCCGGTGGTCTACTTCCCCTTCTGCTACATCTACTTCACAACTTCCACAACCGCCCACTTTACAAGAATAAGGTGCATCTATTCCTTCCCTTAAAAGGGCTTCAAGCAATGTTTCACCCTCATGAACGTTGATGGACCGATCGCTGTCTGTAAGGTCGACAATGAAAGGATCTTGCGGTCCATCATTTTTTGTCGCAAATAATTCGAAGTGGATCGCATGTTCCGGGTACCCATATGAACTTGC
It contains:
- a CDS encoding aldehyde dehydrogenase family protein; this translates as MTILETAVLELKNYIDGKWQSSSSNEVIPVINPATQEVIARAPRATKEDTEMAISVAKAAFESGVWSGLTAQERASYLYKIADKIDERAEELTILETMDNGKLKAEAGFDIADAAACFRYYAGLILHPEGETYQVPAPVQAMVVREPVGVAGLIVPWNFPLLMSVWKIAPALAAGNTIVYKPAELTPVTAMKLFEILEEVGIPKGVANMVMGRGTVVGQTIAESKDVDIVSFTGSTDVGRAIMKAAAGNLKKISLELGGKSPNIVFADADLETAVDYGLFGIFFGAGQVCSSGSRILVEESIYDEYVKRYVERANKIKVGPGLAEDSHMGAIVSEAQMNSILNYIEIGKQEGATLATGGYRLVDDGLDKGFFIAPTVFTDVTPDMRIVQEEIFGPVVVIQKFKDEEEAIKLANDSDYGLAGGVFSNDGAKGLRVIKKVRAGITWVNDYHPTYVEAPWGGYKQSGIGRSLGKYGLDEYQEIKQININLDVKPVGWFPN